The following are encoded together in the Glycine soja cultivar W05 chromosome 5, ASM419377v2, whole genome shotgun sequence genome:
- the LOC114413616 gene encoding NAC domain-containing protein 92-like has translation MEEKLPPGFRFHPTDEELITYYLLRKVSDISFTSKAVAVVDFNKSEPWDLPGKASMGEKEWYFFSLKDRKYPTGLRTNRATESGYWKTTGKDKEIFGGGVLIGMKKTLVFYMGRAPRGEKSNWVMHEYRLENKQPYSSKEEWVICRVFQKSSAPKKPQQTSSSQPSQESPISMVNEFGDVDLPNLNSIANSSSSFTNNIAYNGDHPSNVNTNNMNLTMNWPSSTELVPSLPWPSGLLNPNLSVNSLLLKALQLRNTYQQRETTTSTSDHHFATYVPQGFSHHNIGTDKHHFPPNLSASSSSKALESCVPQQEQPFNMDSIW, from the exons ATGGAAGAAAAGCTACCTCCTGGGTTCAGGTTCCATCCCACAGACGAAGAACTCAtcacatattatttattaaggaAAGTGTCCGATATTAGCTTCACATCCAAAGCTGTAGCAGTTGTTGATTTCAATAAATCTGAACCTTGGGACCTCCCAG GTAAGGCTTCGATGGGCGAGAAGGAATGGTATTTCTTCAGCTTGAAAGATCGGAAATATCCAACTGGGCTTCGAACCAACCGAGCTACTGAATCAGGGTATTGGAAAACCACAGGAAAAGACAAGGAAATATTTGGGGGTGGAGTTTTGATAGGGATGAAGAAAACCTTAGTCTTTTATATGGGAAGAGCTCCGAGGGGTGAGAAAAGTAACTGGGTTATGCACGAATATAGGCTTGAAAACAAGCAACCCTATTCTTCCAAG GAAGAATGGGTGATTTGCAGAGTCTTCCAAAAGAGCTCAGCACCAAAGAAACCACAGCAGACATCATCCTCCCAACCATCTCAAGAGTCTCCTATCTCAATGGTCAATGAATTTGGTGATGTCGACCTACCAAATCTTAATAGCATTGCAAATTCATCCAGTAGCTTCACCAACAATATTGCATACAATGGTGATCATCCTAGCAATGTTAACACCAATAATATGAATTTGACCATGAATTGGCCTTCTTCAACTGAGCTGGTTCCATCTCTCCCATGGCCTTCTGGATTGCTGAATCCTAACCTTTCTGTGAATTCATTGCTTCTCAAGGCATTGCAACTTAGAAATACTTATCAACAAAGAGAAACTACGACCAGTACTAGTGATCATCACTTTGCAACATATGTTCCTCAAGGATTTTCTCATCATAATATTGGAACTGATAAACATCACTTCCCCCCAAATCTcagtgcttcttcttcttccaaagCTTTAGAATCTTGTGTGCCGCAGCAGGAGCAACCATTCAATATGGACTCCATTTGGTGA
- the LOC114413617 gene encoding cleavage stimulating factor 64-like: MAGKHVGGEGLAANLAGMSKNQLYDIMSQMKNLIEQNQQQARQILIQNPILTKALFQAQIMLGMVQAPQVVSKVRPMVSQSNQQSVQLIQKPNIQPAPLLPGHGGAQDQAGVSQTQIPLRKHQNQPSVPISSAVPAMSHQSQPMAAHSLPMPQQHKGHPTPQMAPVSLPQSSQLPNVPLPSLHQTQMATASSQLQQPLQTSGFPPLQPPLPPQIRPTALPTFHPQYPPQVGANMGFQHAGTSHNLPQSMIHPGTKPSASVGSTFPQGQTPLPGQPSSQPPYQVGNMPLGPDFGNQAGNAMQVDRGSSWLPGPSENLAHLSGPPGQMSAAANQLLRPPGLTPEMEKALLQQVMSLTPEQINLLPPEQRNQVLQLQQMLRQ, translated from the exons ATGGCCGGAAAACATGTCGGCGGCGAGGGCTTAGCGGCGAACCTCGCCGGAATGTCGAAGAATCAGCTCTACGATATCATGTCTCAGATGAAG AATCTAATCGAACAGAACCAGCAACAGGCCAGGCAGATCCTCATACAAAATCCTATATTAACCAAAGCGCTTTTCCAG GCACAAATTATGCTTGGAATGGTGCAAGCACCTCAAGTG GTTTCAAAAGTTCGGCCAATGGTTTCACAGAGCAATCAGCAGTCAGTACAACTAATACAAAAACCAAATATTCAGCCTGCTCCATTATTGCCTGGGCACGGTGGTGCACAGGATCAAGCAGGTGTATCTCAAACCCAAATTCCTCTGAGGAAACACCAGAACCAACCTTCAGTGCCAATTTCATCTGCTGTTCCTGCAATGAGTCATCAATCTCAGCCCATGGCTGCACATTCCTTGCCAATGCCACAACAGCATAAAGGACATCCAACTCCCCAAATGGCTCCAGTGTCTCTTCCACAATCATCACAACTTCCAAACGTACCTCTGCCTTCTCTTCATCAAACTCAAATGGCAACTGCTTCCAGTCAGTTACAGCAACCATTGCAGACATCGGGGTTTCCACCTCTGCAACCACCTCTGCCACCACAGATCAGACCAACTGCATTGCCAACTTTCCATCCCCAGTATCCCCCACAGGTGGGTGCAAACATGGGTTTCCAACATGCTGGTACTTCTCACAATCTTCCGCAATCAATGATTCAT CCTGGTACAAAACCTTCTGCTAGTGTTGGGTCCACATTCCCACAGGGGCAGACACCACTTCCAGGTCAACCATCATCTCAGCCACCTTATCAG GTTGGGAATATGCCTTTAGGGCCCGATTTTGGCAATCAAGCTGGAAATGCTATGCAAGTAGATAGAGGGTCTTCTTGGTTGCCTGGTCCCTCAGAAAACCTAGCACATCTTTCTGGTCCTCCTGGTCAGATGAGTGCTGCTGCTAATCAGCTTCTTCGGCCTCCTGGg TTGACACCAGAGATGGAGAAGGCACTGCTTCAGCAGGTCATGAGCCTCACACCGGAGCAGATAAATCTCCTGCCTCCAGAACAAAGAAATCAAGTGCTGCAGCTACAACAGATGTTGCGTCAATGA